The window taatagggagtttttagttataggagttagcctaaataagctattattaagctataaaattaatataatacctaaaGTAAAGGATAActaaataagtataataatactaaaaggaaaggctattactttcctataatacctaagggaaggaataaaaattatataagtagctattacctttatataataatacttatataagttaatagtagctttaggttacTTAGTAGAAAAAttttaagtaagtaataaggtttagcttagccttaaatatattaaaactaataggctatataaaaagctaaactaagtagcttttaagtttatagtactaatagtactaatactacttatagtaatactaaatattccttagggcttataccctacttTTTATATAAACCTTATCGAAAAAGTAAtaaataaccccttaccTAGTTAGGTAGTATAAGATTTAAAGCTAGGCTTACTACTAATTTAAGATAAAAATAATACCttataaaaggaatactaagttaaatatatcTTTATAATAAGAagggcctaaggctaaaggggataatataatacccttataaaataaCTAAGTTATAAATAATTAACCTAAGAACTAATAAAGGCTTTAGTATAAATAGaagccctaaaggaatttatatagtaataggaagatccctatataaatagtaaagtataagtaagctataaaataaaatataaaattttaactatactaaaggaaaaaactaaCCCTAAAGTACTCTTAATAAGGGcctaacttaatactattactataaatatatactaattatactacTTAAACTTATTAGTCTTTATATCCTTTTTACTTTTATCCTTCTTAATATTTTCCTTAAGGAGGGTTTaaaaactatttattatagtacttaggtaaaGGTAAAATATTATTAAAGGGGGTAAAAGTAAGGGTATAAAATAAAAGTACTAAATAACTTAAGTAATATAAAGGGTAAAAACAATAGGGTAATATAATAaaattatattatttatataaaataagtataacttactactattataggtaatataaagAGTAAAAGGagtaaaataatataataaaggGGAACTATctatataagacttatataacttatagatattatagtatatcttAGCTAAagtagctactaacttagtactaataccctcctatacctactaatagtaggtaagactatatatattactttaAATACCTATTAGGGCTTAGGCTATACCTTAAGTAAATATATTaagctatatacttagtatactACTAAAATAACTATTAACCTAAGCTAGGGTTAAGGTATTAGCAGTAAGGATAAAGGTATAATttaaattattattattagtagtagtagggagggaaataatacttagtataagggtaagagtataagtaagaTATATAAGGGTAGGCTTTATTTTAGCTAAGGCTAAAGTATAAGCTTAAATCCAACCTAAGGCTAGAAATTTAAGCAAAAGGATAATataaatacttagtatagttCTAACCTTAGGGTaggccttaactaaaatataaatattatactaagtataagtataaaagttatataaagtataatatagctaaaggtatatagtaaataaatatagtacctaaatatatttagtatatatatatatatatatatagtaactagtactatagcttagtatataattattatagctactagtaataaggtaattaacGTAAGGGAGGTATATTTTATATACTTCctctaaaggtataaactTCTTATTAAAAGAATTACCCTTTACTAAATATTTACctaaagtataataataattcgacttattagtataataactataatatAGGCCTAAACTATAtctaggggggggggggaaagtacctatagtaatagatataatagtaataataatagtaatagaaaggtaaataagtcctTTATAAGAAaaaagtaataataataagagtaggattaatagtttatattattattagcttattaactaatagcctaaagAATATATAAAATAACCTTAATAAAAAAGTAATAACTTACCTTATAGGAgaggaataataataataaaggagtaagtataataggaggTAGTAAAGaaattaataataaattatatagtaaaAAGCTAAaaaataagtaagtataataattaaaggaaaaaggaataataaagtataataagaAAGGAATAAAAAAAGTAATATAAAAAGAGTAATAAGAAGGAAAaataaaataatattaaGTACTTTAAGTACCTAAAGAATACCTAAAGAAAGGATAAAGTAAaataaagttaattaccttaggtacttagtaaataCCTAGGGAAGGGCTAAGGTAAAATAAAGTTAGTTACTTTAGGTAACTAATAAGCTTCCAATAAGGAATAATATAAAAAGGAAactatatatacttagtacctaataaatactaaaaaaaaaaaaaaaattttTTAAGGGGAGCTATAAATTAAAAAGCTAGCCTAAGGAAGGGTAGgttagctatagctatagctagactttactttaaataaGTAGAGcaaaatagtatattataatattaggcttagcctaatataggagaatAAAGGGAACTAAAAGACCTACTaaaggaatatatataactaaaagccctaattactaagtagttttcctattctttaagtcttttaataaatattattaagagtcctaaagcagccgcctagtaactctataatagTATATTAAAAATTAAAATAaattataattaatataggagccttccttaaagtatattatagcttattactaaactttagctaaaaggttttactaaataaagatCTATTAGTTCTAGGCGGACCTAATAAAGTTCCTATTTACCTAAAGCTTATAGTTTATATAGAacttttaggctataaaggtactcttattactattatataagtCCCTAACTAAAATtagtttatatttaatataggcctatagtatatttaatTTATTCTTAGTTTATTCCTACTAAAAGTTAATTATTAAAATATTTATTAGCTAGACTAATAAGTACCCTAGGTCTTACTATaactattactatttattcttttataAAGTTAAAATTTAAATAAagtatatttctatttaggtatatatttagctaaactttatatagacttttgctataaagtcctttataacttactaaaggttaatttctttaggctttcccttatttattttaacttataatagttaggcttttccttcctcctaattaatataagtaaagtcttttaaatattataaagttactaggtaactactttaggactcttaataatatttattaaaagacttaaaggataggaaaactacttagtaactagggcttctagttatatgtattcctcctagtaggtcccttagttccttccgttctcctatatcgggctaagcctaatactataataaatactcctattatacttagTTATTTTAACTTCttaatactaataatattatagtaagtattatagtattgggcttagcccaatataggagaacggagggaactaagggacctactaagaGGAatgcatacaactagaatccctagttattaagtagttttccctcctttaagtcttttaataaatattattaagagctctagagcagttgcttagtaactctataacaGTAAGTTAGAAAGGTTACTAAGCGGCTAGAGaatataataaataataaaaataaggcttttaataatacctttaACTATAACTTTAACCGTTTAATTTAAGGATCcttaactactactatagagCTAATATAGGTAAAGAAGGACCTTTAGTAAACGAAAAAGGTAAAAAGAGcttattaactttattaggTATTAAAGAATAAGGTCCTAAAGACTAATAGAATCCTTATAGTTAAATAGGGCTATTAAATAGTAGAGTTAAAGGTAAATAATAATATTGCTTAGGCTTATAGGAAGGTAAAGGCTATAGATAAAAaggtctatactatagtaaaacgggtatttattaatactataaaaAAGGTATAAAAATAATAGAGAACTAAAGTATTAGAATATCTATAGGTCTATAATAAAAAGGGCGGTCTTTATACTAAAAAATACTATTAAATTAGAAGCTATTACTAAAGTACGCAGTACGGTAGTGTACGCGCTGTAGTAGTAAGCACTACCTTTAGGTGGGGCTTGGCACGATTAGTCAGGTGGTCTGACCATTCCTTCTAGTTTGCAAGATATTACCCCCACACCCCCCCAAATAAACTAAGTTACTAATACGGAGCATCCCCCCCAAGTTGAGATTACCCCCACAAGTCGGCTGTAATGGCTGTCAACTTGATCGCGAGTGAGGCTTTCGGATGTGGCCATTATGGCGGATTTAGCACGTTTGTGCGTCGCCATTCTAGCCATGTAAAACCTCTTGCGCAATATGTTACCACAGTGCTTCGTGGTATATCCACTCCATCGGCGACTCGCGCGAAAAAGCTAGCACTGGATAGAGTAGGCCCCCCTCCTGCTTCTATGTTTCTATGCTGGAGAGGATCCTCGAGAGCTAATTCCCTCAACCTACGCATATAGGACGTCATAGTTTCCGTTCTGGAGTCTTCTGCCACTAGAAGAGATGCGAAAGGCTATTTGCAAAAGTATGCCTCCAGGTCGACCAAAACTAAGTCCAATATCAAGGTATCTCGATTCGTTCAGGACTCCAAAGTGCACCTGGAGGACGGATTGCCTCGGCCAAAGAGACTCATCAATGTAGCCATTGTGAAGCTGCGAATGCCTCATCAACTGCCGCAGGATAtccttgatggccttgcGAAAACCCTCTCTCAGCTTCGCACTCTAGGCCTTTTAGCAGTTGTCATTCTGGATTGTGGTGTCGAGAAGAAGCGCCAAATGATTCAACTGGAGGCTTTGCGTTTATGCCAGGCCATAGACTCTTCGTCTGGGCAGGCAGTAGCGAAATTAGCTGACAATATTTTTGTTCGGCGAAAATTAGACGCCTCGAAGAGGATCTCTCCAACCGTCTCAGGCGGCCTTCGTGTGGATGATTTAGGTCTCTTATCCCAGGCCTTACGCCGCGACAtggttgtagtagtaccctCGCTTGCACGGCCAGACAACCTATCGTCCAACCAGGTAACCGAGGCTCACGGGGCAGTGCTTGCATTGGCAACATACCTCAGTGGCAAGCAAGCTacgaacgaggacgaggataCGGGGGACGCAGGGAACACTACCAATGGTCAAAAGTATAACGAGTCAGACCTTAGCAACATTACGTCAGTTGAAAGAGTGATTCTTCTTGATCCTCTCGGCGGAATACCCACCCCAAGTCAGCCCAACATTTCTCACCGATTTGTCAACCTAGCACAAGAGTATCACACGCTCAATGACAAGCTCCTGAACCTCCAGGGATCCATCGGGCATGCAGAGGAAGCAAAACTCACGGGGCTGACTCATGCTGCAAATCTTAGTCTTGCAAGAGATgccctgctcctgctcccgccctcatcctcggcccTTATCACCACACCAGAGGCTGCCGCCAACGTGCGTTCCAACTCTTTCCCCGGAAGATCAGATGCCACACCCACGCAGTCACCTTTTGAGTTTTATGGGACGATCACGACGAGGAAACTACAGAATCCTCTGCTACATAATCTGCTCACAGATCGGCCTGTGTTTTCACCGTCGTTACCCCTTCAGAGGCTCCGTGATGACCAGCTACGGTGTATTCAATCGGTGAACTCTAGTAGTGCCACGCTGATCAAGCGTGGTATGCCTGTCACAGTATACCCTAATCCTTGGGCCAGCAGGTGGCAaccgccgaggccgggcTCCCGTCGCCTGCGGCTAACCGACAAGCGTATTGATCTCCCCAGATTAGTGTATTTAATCGAGAACTCGTTCGGCCGCAAGCTTGATGTCGATGACTACCTTCACCGCATCCACAATAACCTAGCAGGCGTGATTATTGCGGGCGAGTACGAAGGAGGAGCCATACTGACATGGGAGAGACCGGGCAACATAAGCGATATAGAAGCTTTTCGGAGCGGTAGAGTTGTACCCTACTTGGATAAGTTCGCCGTTCTCAAGACTTGCCAAGGAAGCGCTGGCGTGGCCGACATCGTGTTCAATACAATGGTCCAAGACTGTTTGCCATCTGGGGTATGCTGGCGAAGCCGGAGGGACAATCCCGTCAACAAGTGGTATTTTGAACGGTCAGCAGGGACATGCAAAATGTCATGTTCCCACTGGACGATGTTTTGGACAACGCTGGGATTGGATACCAGGCATCAAATGCGCCAGGACTATGAAGCTGTTTGCCGAGCTGTACAACCGTCATGGGCAAGCAATAGCCATGGCATTGTGGAGTCGTAATTAGTACTAGATAACAGCAGATCAGTCAACGTAAAACAAAGAAGAATGTGAATACTCTGATAAAATAACGATTTCATTAATCGTTGGTCAAAAGTTCAAATCATTCAGATTTAATGTTCATATTATGTATTACATATACTAGTTGTATTTTATAGAAATATGTCTAGTTTAACTAGTTAGGCTATTAATTGAACTTATTACTGCCCTATAAGTCTAGGCTGTACTCTATAGGGCGTATATACGTTCCTTACTCTAAGTAATAAGCACTAGTCTATACAATATTATTGATCTGTATTTCTTACAATTTGCAATTACAAttagaagtatattgtacggatTAGGTAattaattaagctattaGAAGGGGTAACTAGTCGGTAATTAGGTTAGAATATACAAACTAGTAGTTAGTtaaaatataatatatatatataatatatagtatatttttgCAAGAACGCTATATAATTACCCTATCTAAAAGAAGTACTAAATAAGTAGAACTATATACCAAAAGGTTAGTAATAGAaatagtattaaaatactagcatttatactagtaagactacccaaataggatactattctattaatactagtagtagtactactagtacggatattatactatactgcgagtattagtaagtatattaagttaactaatagtatacaatatactactcCTCCGAACTACGACTTAGAGCGACATACGGTAGTGcttattataatattaggctttgcctaatagagctatatcctaggatagagttatatactactatatataacttgtatcctataactaagcaggtattagagtataagtactctaatgcctagtaccttaagttagtgttccgtaaatttcttaataactatttccaACCactaaatactagtagtactagtaactctataatatttaagaaATCTCCCTTCGTTACAGTAAGCAGTAGGCCGCAGACTATTAAATAATAGATTAATAGGATAacaatatactatttagcaaataaaatactattataatactaactaataggaaggtagtatatataaagactatagaattttcgaactaaagaggaagaaaagaaaaagaaaacaGTAAGTATAGAGAGGAGGaagctatatatatatataatcCATATATTACGTAATAAaaagtatagggtaggctaaAAGGAGagtataatatataatattattataatacCTCCCTCCTTTAGGTATAGGTAGGTTAGAGAAATAAGGGTATAGGGtaagtatagggtaggttaGTTGATAGTTaaagtatagggtaggtataGGGTAGTTTAAGGAAAGGCGTTTAGTAGCTATAAGTTAATTTTTTTATTttactatataaataaattttACGGAAAATTAAAAGTAGCTAATAAGCTATATTTAGTATAGCCGGGCTACTAATAGagttagtaagtatataaggGGGTTAGTTCAAttaactagtagtactaaaggGTACTAAAGGGTACTAAAAactactaggggtaataaaAGGTACTAAGGGTACTAAAAGGTAAAAGGTATACTAAGGGTATTAGTATTTAATTACTAAAAagtactaggggtaatagagactactagggtaatagagggtactaggggtaataaaGACTACTAAGGGTAATAGAAAGTACTAAGGGTACTAAAAGGCAAAAAGTATACTAAGGGTACCTAaaggtactagtaggtattaaaaggtactaaaggtatAAAGACTACTAAGGTAATAAAGGGCACTAAGGGTAATAAAGActactaagggtaataaaAGGTATTAGGAGTACTAAAAGGTAAAAGGTATACTAAGGGTACCTAAAGGTACTAATAGGTATTAAAAagtactaggggtaatagagatTACTAAGGTAATAAAGGGTACTAAGGGTACCTAaaggtactaggggtaataaaGACTATTAGGATAATAaagggtactaggggtaatagaaactactaagggtaataaaAAGTACTAGGGGTATATATTAAAAGGTATTAAGGGTAATAAAAACTACTAGGGTAATAAAGAGTACTAAGGGCTATAGAGActactaagggtaataaaAGGTACTAGGAGTAATAAAGGGTACTAAGGGTAcctaaaggtactaaagggtATTAAAAAATACTAAGAGTAATAAGAACTATTAGGGTAATAAAgggtactaaaggtaataaagactactaagggtaataaaAAGTACCTAAGGGTAGATATACTATATCTTAAGGTACCTATAATATAGCTTTTTAAATAGGCTTATAGGCTTTAGTCTTACTTTTAAGGGGATTACTTTAGGCGCTAGCCTTTATAAAATTAAATACTTTAGCGttataatataatagggAAAGTAAGTAAATAGTAAGGGTtccttattacctacctataGGTCCTATaagttatactatagggtATTAGAAAAAgactaagtattataaatactataatagttaaagTAGTATAAAAAGCCCTCCTCCTAAGGCGGATTTATTTACTTTAGGGAACTAAAACCCTAGCTAAAGTAGTAGTAGGAGTAAGGGCTTAAGCTATATCTATACCTAGAGTTAAGTTTTACTACTATAGAGAAATAGACTATAACTTaaatagtactaggttaTTGTATAAAAAATTATCCTAAGTAACTATATTTTTAATAGTTAATATTAGCTCTTATATTAAAATAGTATAGCCTATTTAGTAAACTAAAGTATAGTATAGGGCTCTTTAGCGGTATTTAATATTACTAATATAATTAATAGTAtatttattagtactattcttATTAGTAATAGGAGGTAGTTAGAAGTTAACTAGCTATTAGAATAAAAGGGGGTTTAATATTACTTAATaaagtaagtaggtataaAATATAGGGTATATATTAAAAGGGGTATTaaattagtatatataaaaacctactaaggtaataACTTAGTAAAGGCTATTTTTCTAATTAAGTTTCTTATATAGCTAAGTTATTTTAATATTATAAAGGGAAAGCTAtatatagttactaacttaAAAGTTATTTACTAATAGGTAGGActaattagtatagtattatTAGGTATTTtatataatagctatagctacTTAGGCCTATTTAATACCTTAGTAAAGCTTATAGGTAATAGTTTTAGCTTAGGCTATAGGGGATTAGTAAGTAAAGGGGGTAGGGAGTTAGTTAATAAGTTAGGTAAGGTTAAGGTTATACCTATAGGAAAGAAAGAATAAGCTTATCCTAAAAGCTAAGGTCGGATAATTATTAATAGCTAAAGTAGCCCTAAGGAGTAAGGTAGCTTAGTTATTTTAAGTAATAAAGCAAAAGGTATAAAGGTAGTCCTTAACTTATTAGTTAGCTTATTTAGTTACTTTATTTATTTctaaatagtatattataaaaAGCCTATAAGTTATTTAAAGGAGGTTATAGAAATATTTCTAAAGAGTATTAATAAATTAAGGGCTATAGTTAAAAATAATaactactaatagtatatagtaAGGAATATAGTAAGTAAGAAAGACTTATATAATAtccttagtatagtagtaatttaTTAAAATAAGGAAAATACCTTTAGAAAGTtagttagtaataataaggaAAGTACTAAACCTATAGAATAAGGGAAGATTTATAATAAAATCTATAGAGATTTTAAACTAAATATAGTTAGGAATAAGAAGTAGCTTAAGGAGGCCTTAGTATTATTCCCTTTAAATAAGcttactactatataattaATAGTTTTAGATAAAGTAATAGGTAAAAATATTATAATTTAGCTAAAAGAACTATTTTAAAACTAAGGTAGTAATAGTACCCTTACCTAAATAGCCTAAAAGGAAGGTATTatatatattttatataaaGTAAGTATAAAATAGCTTAAAATAGAGaatttatatatatttatagtagtaaaggTAGCCTTTTAGATTAAGATTATATTTAAAAAGTTAAATTCTAAAGTATAGGGTTAAGGGTTATTTTAATTAACCTTAGGCTATAGCCTTTTAGGCCTCTTAataattagtattagtagtaagggCTAAATTCTAAAGgttagttagtattatattagTAAATAGTAAAGGGATTAAAGTAAGTTTAAGGGTATAAGTTATAGTAAAAAGATAATCCAAAAGGAATATAGTATTATAAccttagtactataagtCTTTAGGGGAGTAAGGTATATTctatttatattaggaaAGTATATTAAATTTACTATTTAACCTTTTAAGGTAGAAGTAAATAGTAAAATTATATTAAGAGAGTTTATTAACCTAACGGAATTAATATTTATAAAGGTAGTAGGTTTAGCAGAAGGCCTTAAGGCTTAAGTAGTTAGTAAGGATTTTAAATTAACTatttaggctataaaatttagtactttatttAAAAAAgtatttaataatagtaaggagctttttattataaatagtataattagcttTAGCTAAGGATATATAGGTAGAAaagtatactattagttataatatcttattattattatattataataataccttaCTAATATAATATCTAAAGGTATTAACTTTAAGTACTATTTTATAGGTATAGTTAAAGGTAGTAAGGATAAAGTAAAAAGTAAAAAGGTTCttaagtatattaaataCTTTTTTAGCTAAGGGAAAAAAAAATAAGTATTAATTTCTTAATAAGGGTAGTAAGAGGTTTTACTAAGCGGCTATAGCTATTAATAAATTActagtaaaagtttataaagCCTAAAAAGTTATAGACCCCCTTAactatagtaagtagtacttagttatagATTACCTTAACCTTATTAGAATTTATTTTAATACCTTAGTTAACTATAAGAATTAtactaaggtatttaacttctatAGCTTTAAAAGTAtatttattaatattaattTAAAGGCTAGCTTTTTAAAGTTTACTAAGGATTTACTAAACCTTATAATAGTAATCCTAAAAGGACCCTAAGGAGtaaataagtatattatCTATATATATAGAGCAAAAGatattaaggtatttataaagtatatagttaatatattACTAAAAAGTAGTAGGGGTAAAGGTTAGGTtaaatagtataataagCTACTTAAAGAGGCTAAATTAAATATAAAAGGTAGTTTATTACTTATTACCTTCTTTAACCTATAGGTAGTAAAATACTAAAATAATATTAAGTTTTATAAGTTATTAGGCTTAAGAGACTTAGTAAAGGGTTTCTTAAATAAAAGGAAGGGAAAAGTAATTCTTaattataatagtattaagtccTTTATAGTTAATATAAAAGTAAAAGCTACCTTTAGGTTTTTTAGTAAAAAGAACTAAAGTAATAGCTAGGGAAttactaatataaataaatcctttatttagtaatttatatagtatCTTTCGAAGGATAAGTAATTCTTTTTATAATATAGTATAAAGGGGGCCCTAAGGTAGTTATTTCTTAAGGCTAGCTTTATTTTTCTCTAAGGGGAGACTATAGTTTAGGTAGCCTTTAGGGGATAAAAGCTTATTAGCTTACTAATAGCTAAAGAAGGAAAAAAagttataataatatactaaaagtatAATATAAGGGTTATTAGTAATTTTAGGCTAAAGGGCCTTTTTAATATTAGCTAAAAAGGTAGTAAAGATTTAAATTAAAGGGTCTTTTTTTTAGTATTAAATATAGGCTAAAAAAGAATTACTATAGATTTATTAAATTTACTATATAGGGTATAGGGGTttttagtaatagtaataggtaaGGTTCTAAACCTAagtattaaaagacttaataTAAAGCTATTATTTAGTAGGTAAAATAATAATAtcttagtattatatttatttaagGCTAAGGATAAaattatagtattagtatagaATAATATAAAGGAAAATATCTTAAAAATAGCCCTTTATATTAATCTTAGTATAGGCTATTTTAGATATTTAGGTAACAGAATAGTTCTAAAAGCCCTATAGGTCTTAGGGGGAAATAGGAATATATATTAGTTAGGCCTTTTTTATAAAAGTActattaataaatatataaatagttaagcctatatttataagggtctttttagtataataaattaaattaattattataggAATTAAAAAAGGGGGGAAAATTAAGCTTattttatttagtaggtTTAAAGAATAACTTTTCTTAAAGCCTATTTATTTTCTTAATTTAAAATAATATCCTTCTTACTATATTTtttaatactacttatagggATATCCTATAGTATTTAGATTTTAAGGGTTATATTTTATCTTTATAGTAGGATAGGTAGTAAGAGTAAGTAaatttatatatagtagtcctTCCTTATATAATAAAAGTAAATCTCCTTCTACCTTTAGTAGTTAAGTTCTATAGCT of the Drechmeria coniospora strain ARSEF 6962 chromosome 01, whole genome shotgun sequence genome contains:
- a CDS encoding acetylglutamate synthase codes for the protein MAVNLIASEAFGCGHYGGFSTFVRRHSSHVKPLAQYVTTVLRGISTPSATRAKKLALDRDVIVSVLESSATRRDAKGYLQKYASRSTKTKSNIKVSRFVQDSKVHLEDGLPRPKRLINVAIVKLRMPHQLPQDILDGLAKTLSQLRTLGLLAVVILDCGVEKKRQMIQLEALRLCQAIDSSSGQAVAKLADNIFVRRKLDASKRISPTVSGGLRVDDLGLLSQALRRDMVVVVPSLARPDNLSSNQVTEAHGAVLALATYLSGKQATNEDEDTGDAGNTTNGQKYNESDLSNITSVERVILLDPLGGIPTPSQPNISHRFVNLAQEYHTLNDKLLNLQGSIGHAEEAKLTGLTHAANLSLARDALLLLPPSSSALITTPEAAANVRSNSFPGRSDATPTQSPFEFYGTITTRKLQNPLLHNLLTDRPVFSPSLPLQRLRDDQLRCIQSVNSSSATLIKRGMPVTVYPNPWASRWQPPRPGSRRLRLTDKRIDLPRLVYLIENSFGRKLDVDDYLHRIHNNLAGVIIAGEYEGGAILTWERPGNISDIEAFRSGRVVPYLDKFAVLKTCQGSAGVADIVFNTMVQDCLPSGVCWRSRRDNPVNKWYFERSAGTCKMSCSHWTMFWTTLGLDTRHQMRQDYEAVCRAVQPSWASNSHGIVES